A section of the Candidatus Binatia bacterium genome encodes:
- the arnC gene encoding undecaprenyl-phosphate 4-deoxy-4-formamido-L-arabinose transferase yields MSSASNVPSLSVVSPVYNESATVEELVSRTMAVLVELTDRHEFIVVDDGSTDDTPQRLEALAARYPALRVIRLVRNFGQNAALNCGLFCASGDFVVTLDGDLQNPPEEIPKLLAAFSEDVDLVSGLRSQRHEQWWRYIGSRAVHWIARILVGRPLQDYGGQFKAYRREVIEATRQAWSPGKPFFALAVWLGFRVREVPVRHEPRIHGGTRYGVFALTRLNLDIITSFTTAPLLVLWALPLVFLAATAALGIGAWWRGDRAFWLACFLALGLAAVSGAVAVLGLYVARVYRLAAGGRRGWVERPPRATPPVFVPLWERTRD; encoded by the coding sequence ATGAGCAGCGCATCCAACGTGCCCAGCCTGTCGGTGGTGTCGCCGGTGTACAACGAATCGGCAACGGTAGAGGAACTCGTCTCGCGCACCATGGCCGTGCTTGTGGAGCTAACCGACCGGCACGAGTTCATTGTGGTGGACGACGGCAGTACCGACGACACGCCGCAGCGGCTCGAGGCGCTGGCGGCGCGTTATCCCGCATTGCGCGTGATCCGGCTGGTGCGCAACTTCGGGCAAAATGCGGCCCTGAACTGCGGTTTGTTTTGCGCCTCGGGGGACTTCGTGGTGACGTTGGATGGGGACCTGCAGAATCCCCCTGAGGAAATTCCCAAGCTTCTGGCCGCCTTTTCTGAAGATGTAGACCTAGTCAGTGGCCTGCGTTCGCAGCGCCACGAACAGTGGTGGCGCTATATCGGCTCCCGAGCGGTGCACTGGATCGCACGGATCCTCGTTGGGCGCCCCTTGCAAGATTACGGGGGGCAATTCAAAGCCTATCGCCGCGAAGTCATCGAAGCCACACGTCAGGCCTGGTCGCCCGGAAAACCATTTTTCGCCCTCGCGGTGTGGCTGGGCTTTCGCGTGCGTGAAGTGCCCGTGCGGCACGAGCCGCGGATTCACGGCGGCACCCGCTACGGCGTTTTCGCCCTGACTCGCCTGAACTTGGACATCATCACGAGCTTTACAACGGCTCCGCTGCTGGTCCTCTGGGCACTGCCGCTCGTGTTTCTGGCGGCAACGGCCGCGCTGGGAATTGGCGCCTGGTGGCGAGGGGACCGCGCCTTCTGGTTGGCCTGTTTCCTAGCGCTGGGGCTGGCCGCCGTGAGCGGCGCTGTGGCCGTACTAGGTCTGTACGTGGCGCGCGTGTACCGCCTGGCGGCCGGAGGGAGGCGAGGGTGGGTGGAGCGACCGCCACGCGCGACACCGCCGGTATTTGTTCCGCTTTGGGAGCGCACCCGCGACTGA